From Salmo salar chromosome ssa21, Ssal_v3.1, whole genome shotgun sequence:
CCTGGTGGGCTTACTACTCATTTTGTAGAGAGAATTAGGGGGATAACTGGCATCTGCTTTTAGAGGCTGACACTGAGCTGAGGAGACGAGCTCCAACAGTCTCTCAGTAGATCAGACTGAGTGAGTGCAGAGTGATGGGCGCAGAGcgcgtgtgtccgtgtgtgtgtttcctgtctgaGAGAGAAACAGTCCTTTATTATGACACCCTTTGAACCTAAATGGCTGACTAACATGTCcttagctgtgttcgaatactcatactagcCGCACTAACCGTAGTATTTGTGACGTAAATcaagtatatagtatgcttattggtcatagtttggatatagttagtattccaaaagttcccggatgtcatactacattcgccaaaatatgaagtatacaagcagtggacactatttccgtgcttttagggcccataatgcaattctttagaaattggttttcagatttgaagaaaatggcggaaaatatgcagccgaagaccaacgagagcggatacaaattcattgctttaactaattatgacaaatgtcaaGATACCTTACATGTTACGTTGGCTGACTATCTCTTAGCTACGATATCTTTATTAActgcatagcatatcattacagcagtatgtaccggtatgttagctagctagctaacgttttttggctactaatacatccaacttgccagtatattaactatatgtgtcacgccctgacctgagagagtcgtttttctctgtttggttaggtcagggtgtgacatggggtgggcattctatgtgttgtatgtctatgttgtttttgtatttctttgttgggccgagtatggttcctaatcagaggcagctgtctgtcgttgtctctgattaggaatcatacttaggcagcctgttccccacatgtgtttgtgggttattgtatTTTCTGTGTGTGTTCGGCACAGCGCATTACGTTTATTGCTGCGTACCTGTGTTTTGTTTTGGGTTTCCGTCAATAAAGATGCGGAATTACCGGCATGCTGCACCTTGGctcctttatgacagggaatttgaagattCAGAACGTGACAATATGCTATTTAACTAACTACCCAATGTTTATTAACTTAATTATTCCCGTTATTCTTATAGTTTcgctaagtggtatagtcgttAAGCGTTCTTAATGGACAGTCAGGTGCatttgtaaattcactctggctatctactccgatttcagagcactctcctcTGAGTGTacgtgtgccagagtgcagaataactgatgaatttacgaacgctcaacaccagttgaatatatggtgtcagtaaacatcggcaaagaagcgtaattaaattgttgccagcagcacagttacagtcaccaatgctctggataacatgaaaacagcctaaccagctctactagggtgagaaaatggtcagagtggggtgttctctcattatgtgtctggaagtagctagcaagtaaggatcaaccctactcctcggctaGAGCGTCCGGTGACACTGCCTGGCATTTACAAATGAACAATCAGACAACGCTCTGAGCGCACTCTGGTACTCCAAATTGAATTTAATAACACACCCGAAGTCGTAAAGtgtctagctagtaatttgttatgctcacaagctagcaagaggttgcatagcaacagcatcaacttccgatAGACACGCAAAGCGCTAGTAAGCTCAACTGAAAGAATACCGttagtttacagtatactaaaatgaactaatagtatgtagtatatacttattaagtatgtagtatacagtatgttagtatgggtattcaaacacagctCTTGTCTTTCTCCCCAGTCTCTGCTGAGCAGCAGCTATAACCACTTCTCAGCCATCTACTACCTGTTgttggagagggacagagagcacCGGGCCTTGCAGCCCAGTCGCCAGTGTGGACCCTGGACCCAGAAACCCAGGAACACCTCCGACTGCGGTACCCCAGAGGTCATCATGGAGGACAGCTTCAGAACTTCAGCCTACCCCATTCAGTGCAAGACCACCCCCCCCATGCAACCGGAGATGGAATATGACCATGGTGCATTGTTCCAGCGTGTGGCGTTCCCGGTGGAAGCCAGTCTGAACCGACTGCTGTGTAACCGCTCCATCTCCCCAAACAGCCTGCTGGAGACCAGCATCAGTGAGGAGGTGTGGCCCCGTGACTTGGAGGAGGTCACACACACCTGCTCACCGCTCGTCCTGCCCACCACCACCTCCCGGCGACACACCCTGGCCGAGGTCTCCCCTCACTTCTACCAATGCAACCCCCCCTGCATCGTGGTCAGCCTCTCCGATGGTGCATCGTCTGACAGCTGTCTGAAGTCCTTGTCCACCCCCAACCCTGCCCTGCACCCTCCTGTGGGGGGCCTGTCAGCCATGTCAGCCTCTGGGACTGGCCCCAGGGCGCTGGTCTCTGCTGGTACCcagctgtccctctcctctcatctcctcccccaGGCCCAAGCTTCCAACTTCCAGGAGGGCCGCAGAGCCTCTGACACCTCCCTAACACAAGGTATGGGTGATGTTAGTTTATAACCATTACCTACAGTATGTATcattcacatcatcatcatcatcatcactacaagGAAATGTATCAGGCCCAACAGAATCTAACCCATCCCCTCTCTGTGCGCCTTCCCAGGTCTGAAAGCCTTCCGCCAACAGCTGAGGAAGAACACGCGCACTAAGGGTCTTCTGGGTCTGAATAAGATCAATGGTCTGGCGAGGCAGGTCTGCACTCTGACCTCCGACCACAGTAGCCGTGGCAGCCGAGGGTCAATAGGCCCCACCATCAATGAGCACCGCAGCATGCTGGAGGAGGTTCTGCAACAGCAAAGGTAAgatggagacacacagagacacacacacctgcacataaATATAATCACAACCACATAGTCACAGTAAGTGAAattctaacccctcctctccgtCTCTATTTACAGAATGCTCCAGATCCAGCACCAGCCCCAGGCCCCTCAGTCAGCATCTACCCAGAACCCTCTGCTCTTCCTGTCCCAGCAGCAGCCACCCTCCCCCACATCCGTTCACGCCACCTCAACCCTGTTTGACAcctctgcctcctccctcccccagggGGAACATCAACACCCCCTTTCCCCACACCAGAGTCTCCTGGCCCTCCAGCACGCCTTCTGGCAGCAGCCTTTggagtcatcttcctcctcctatggctcctcttcctcctgctcctcatcatcatcctcctctaccttcctctcccCTGTGGCCTCCGCTGCTTACCTCCTCGAGGCTCGCCTGCACATCAGCCAGCAACCCAGCCTCCATCCCCAGACCAACCTACACTACCAACCCCAggcccagagccag
This genomic window contains:
- the LOC100195685 gene encoding serine/threonine-protein kinase SIK2, whose amino-acid sequence is MVIVTERSPGSQPNQFHGRPLQVGFYEIIRTLGKGNFAVVKLARHKVTKTQVAIKIIDKTRLNPSNLEKIYREVQIMKLLNHPHIIKLYQVMETKDMLYIVTEYAKNGEMFDYLTSNGRMSEDEARKKFWQILMAVDYCHRHHIVHRDLKTENLLLDTNMNIKLADFGFGNFYNSGEPLSTWCGSPPYAAPEVFEGKEYEGPQLDIWSLGVVLYVLVCGSLPFDGPSLPALRQRVTEGRFRIPYFMSQDCENLIRRMLVVDPTKRISVAQIKQHRWMLADPTAPNQTLSMSLPLTDYNSNLGDYSEPVLGIMQTLGIDRQKTIESLLSSSYNHFSAIYYLLLERDREHRALQPSRQCGPWTQKPRNTSDCGTPEVIMEDSFRTSAYPIQCKTTPPMQPEMEYDHGALFQRVAFPVEASLNRLLCNRSISPNSLLETSISEEVWPRDLEEVTHTCSPLVLPTTTSRRHTLAEVSPHFYQCNPPCIVVSLSDGASSDSCLKSLSTPNPALHPPVGGLSAMSASGTGPRALVSAGTQLSLSSHLLPQAQASNFQEGRRASDTSLTQGLKAFRQQLRKNTRTKGLLGLNKINGLARQVCTLTSDHSSRGSRGSIGPTINEHRSMLEEVLQQQRMLQIQHQPQAPQSASTQNPLLFLSQQQPPSPTSVHATSTLFDTSASSLPQGEHQHPLSPHQSLLALQHAFWQQPLESSSSSYGSSSSCSSSSSSSTFLSPVASAAYLLEARLHISQQPSLHPQTNLHYQPQAQSQAFTQGPLPLMARQGMWTLDSASGRESEMQELSLGGQQSSCVMVK